In Ailuropoda melanoleuca isolate Jingjing chromosome 4, ASM200744v2, whole genome shotgun sequence, the following proteins share a genomic window:
- the FGF22 gene encoding fibroblast growth factor 22 isoform X2, with the protein MRGRLWLGLAWLLLARPPGAAGTPGSPRRPRSYPHLEGDVRWRRLFSSTHFFLRVDPSGRVQGTRWRHGADSIIEIRSIRVGVVALKAVHTGFYVAMNRRGHLYGSRVYTAHCRFQERIEENGYNTYASLRWRHRGRPMFLALDGQGAPRRGGRTQRHHLSTHFLPVLVS; encoded by the exons ATGCGCGGCCGCCTGTGGCTGGGCCTGGCGTGGCTGCTGCTGGCACGGCCGCCCGGCGCCGCGGGGACCCCGGGCAGTCCGCGGAGACCGCGCAGCTACCCACACCTAGAGGGCGACGTGCGCTGGCGGCGCCTCTTCTCCTCCACCCACTTCTTCCTGCGCGTGGACCCCAGCGGCCGCGTGCAGGGCACCCGCTGGCGCCACGGCGCCGACA GCATCATTGAGATCCGCTCCATCCGCGTGGGCGTTGTGGCCCTCAAGGCTGTGCACACCGGCTTCTATGTGGCCATGAACCGCAGGGGCCACCTCTACGGGTCG CGGGTCTACACTGCCCACTGCAGGTTCCAGGAGCGCATCGAGGAGAACGGCTACAACACCTACGCCTCGCTCCGCTGGCGTCACCGTGGTCGGCCCATGTTCCTGGCGCTGGATGGGCAGGGGGCCCCGCGGCGTGGTGGCCGGACACAGCGGCACCACCTGTCCACCCACTTCCTGCCTGTCCTGGTCTCCTGA
- the FGF22 gene encoding fibroblast growth factor 22 isoform X1 — protein sequence MRGRLWLGLAWLLLARPPGAAGTPGSPRRPRSYPHLEGDVRWRRLFSSTHFFLRVDPSGRVQGTRWRHGADSIIEIRSIRVGVVALKAVHTGFYVAMNRRGHLYGSVPGAHRGERLQHLRLAPLASPWSAHVPGAGWAGGPAAWWPDTAAPPVHPLPACPGLLRSLRPQDA from the exons ATGCGCGGCCGCCTGTGGCTGGGCCTGGCGTGGCTGCTGCTGGCACGGCCGCCCGGCGCCGCGGGGACCCCGGGCAGTCCGCGGAGACCGCGCAGCTACCCACACCTAGAGGGCGACGTGCGCTGGCGGCGCCTCTTCTCCTCCACCCACTTCTTCCTGCGCGTGGACCCCAGCGGCCGCGTGCAGGGCACCCGCTGGCGCCACGGCGCCGACA GCATCATTGAGATCCGCTCCATCCGCGTGGGCGTTGTGGCCCTCAAGGCTGTGCACACCGGCTTCTATGTGGCCATGAACCGCAGGGGCCACCTCTACGGGTCG GTTCCAGGAGCGCATCGAGGAGAACGGCTACAACACCTACGCCTCGCTCCGCTGGCGTCACCGTGGTCGGCCCATGTTCCTGGCGCTGGATGGGCAGGGGGCCCCGCGGCGTGGTGGCCGGACACAGCGGCACCACCTGTCCACCCACTTCCTGCCTGTCCTGGTCTCCTGAGGTCCCTACGTCCGCAGGATGCCTGA
- the RNF126 gene encoding E3 ubiquitin-protein ligase RNF126 isoform X2: protein MAEASPQPGRYFCHCCSVEIVPRLPDYICPRCESGFIEELPEETRSTENGSAPSTAPTDQSRPPFEGYGQFAFGIFDDSFEIPTFPPGVQADEGRDPESRREREQHSRHRYGARQPRARLTARRATGRHEGVPTLEGIIQQLVNGIITPASIPSLGLGPWGVLHSNPMDYAWGANGLDAIITQVTQPCVSEPSGARGRACLPSSRHSGLFSFSSSISLKTQAPRLRTKRKSRPSPPSPSPRNTLWAGVPRVQGRLRAGGARAAAALQSPLPRRLHCALAAAARQLPRVPEKPHGTEHSHQPPGPDRRELLVLLVVLLLQLAKQREPSRQFLSTPCRGQRLGGPPPPGWRKLRLPHGASGTGAWAHSTPGRPQLPPPVCL from the exons ATGGCCGAGGCGTCGCCGCAGCCCGGACGGTACTTCTGCCACTGCTGCTCGGTCGAGATCGTGCCGCGCCTGCCG GATTACATCTGCCCCAGATGCGAGTCTGGTTTCATTGAGGAGCTTCCAGAAGAGACCAG GAGTACAGAGAATGGGTCCGCCCCCTCCACAGCCCCCACGGACCAGAGCAGGCCGCCATTCGAG GGCTATGGGCAGTTCGCTTTCGGCATCTTCGACGACAGCTTCGAGATCCCCACGTTCCCCCCTGGGGTGCAGGCCGATGAGGGCAGGGACCCCGAGAGCCGGCGGGAGAGAGAGCAACACTCCCGGCACCGGTATGGCGCCCGGCAGCCCCGCGCCCGCCTCACCGCACGGCGGGCCACTGGCCGGCACGAAGGCGTCCCCACGCTGGAAGG GATCATCCAGCAGCTGGTCAATGGCATCATCACTCCTGCCAGCatccccagcctgggcctgggcccctg GGGTGTCCTGCACTCAAACCCGATGGACTACGCCTGGGGGGCCAACGGCCTGGATGCCATCATCACACAG GTAACCCAGCCTTGCGTTTCAGAGCCCTCTGGGGCGAGGGGCCGCGCCTGCCTACCGAGCTCCCGGCACTCTGGCCTCTTCTCTTTCAGCTCCTCAATCAGTTTGAAAACACAGGCCCCCCGCCTgcggacaaagagaaaatccaggCCCTCCCCACCGTCCCCGTCACCGAGGAACAC gctctgggctggagTGCCCCGTGTGCAAGGACGACTACGGGCTGGGGGAGCGCGTGCGGCAGCTGCCCTGCAGTCACCTCTTCCACGACGGCTGCATTGTGCCCTGGCTGCAGCAG CACGACAGCTGCCCCGTGTGCCGGAAAAGCCTCACGGGACAGAACACAGCCACCAACCCCCCGGGCCTGACCGGCGTGAGCTTCTCGTCCTCCTcgtcgtcctcctcctccagctcgcCAAGCAACGAGAACCCAGCCGGCAATTCCTGAGTACCCCCTGCCGCGGGCAGAGACTCGGAGGACCACCGCCTCCAGGCTGGAGAAAGCTCCGCCTTCCCCACGGGGCGTCTGGCACAGGGGCCTGGGCGCACAGCACCCCGGGGCGTCCCCAGCTCCCCCCCCCCGTTTGTCTCTAA
- the RNF126 gene encoding E3 ubiquitin-protein ligase RNF126 isoform X1: MAEASPQPGRYFCHCCSVEIVPRLPDYICPRCESGFIEELPEETRSTENGSAPSTAPTDQSRPPFENVDQHLFALPQGYGQFAFGIFDDSFEIPTFPPGVQADEGRDPESRREREQHSRHRYGARQPRARLTARRATGRHEGVPTLEGIIQQLVNGIITPASIPSLGLGPWGVLHSNPMDYAWGANGLDAIITQVTQPCVSEPSGARGRACLPSSRHSGLFSFSSSISLKTQAPRLRTKRKSRPSPPSPSPRNTLWAGVPRVQGRLRAGGARAAAALQSPLPRRLHCALAAAARQLPRVPEKPHGTEHSHQPPGPDRRELLVLLVVLLLQLAKQREPSRQFLSTPCRGQRLGGPPPPGWRKLRLPHGASGTGAWAHSTPGRPQLPPPVCL; this comes from the exons ATGGCCGAGGCGTCGCCGCAGCCCGGACGGTACTTCTGCCACTGCTGCTCGGTCGAGATCGTGCCGCGCCTGCCG GATTACATCTGCCCCAGATGCGAGTCTGGTTTCATTGAGGAGCTTCCAGAAGAGACCAG GAGTACAGAGAATGGGTCCGCCCCCTCCACAGCCCCCACGGACCAGAGCAGGCCGCCATTCGAG AACGTGGACCAGCACCTGTTCGCACTGCCGCAGGGCTATGGGCAGTTCGCTTTCGGCATCTTCGACGACAGCTTCGAGATCCCCACGTTCCCCCCTGGGGTGCAGGCCGATGAGGGCAGGGACCCCGAGAGCCGGCGGGAGAGAGAGCAACACTCCCGGCACCGGTATGGCGCCCGGCAGCCCCGCGCCCGCCTCACCGCACGGCGGGCCACTGGCCGGCACGAAGGCGTCCCCACGCTGGAAGG GATCATCCAGCAGCTGGTCAATGGCATCATCACTCCTGCCAGCatccccagcctgggcctgggcccctg GGGTGTCCTGCACTCAAACCCGATGGACTACGCCTGGGGGGCCAACGGCCTGGATGCCATCATCACACAG GTAACCCAGCCTTGCGTTTCAGAGCCCTCTGGGGCGAGGGGCCGCGCCTGCCTACCGAGCTCCCGGCACTCTGGCCTCTTCTCTTTCAGCTCCTCAATCAGTTTGAAAACACAGGCCCCCCGCCTgcggacaaagagaaaatccaggCCCTCCCCACCGTCCCCGTCACCGAGGAACAC gctctgggctggagTGCCCCGTGTGCAAGGACGACTACGGGCTGGGGGAGCGCGTGCGGCAGCTGCCCTGCAGTCACCTCTTCCACGACGGCTGCATTGTGCCCTGGCTGCAGCAG CACGACAGCTGCCCCGTGTGCCGGAAAAGCCTCACGGGACAGAACACAGCCACCAACCCCCCGGGCCTGACCGGCGTGAGCTTCTCGTCCTCCTcgtcgtcctcctcctccagctcgcCAAGCAACGAGAACCCAGCCGGCAATTCCTGAGTACCCCCTGCCGCGGGCAGAGACTCGGAGGACCACCGCCTCCAGGCTGGAGAAAGCTCCGCCTTCCCCACGGGGCGTCTGGCACAGGGGCCTGGGCGCACAGCACCCCGGGGCGTCCCCAGCTCCCCCCCCCCGTTTGTCTCTAA
- the RNF126 gene encoding E3 ubiquitin-protein ligase RNF126 isoform X3 — protein sequence MAEASPQPGRYFCHCCSVEIVPRLPDYICPRCESGFIEELPEETRSTENGSAPSTAPTDQSRPPFENVDQHLFALPQGYGQFAFGIFDDSFEIPTFPPGVQADEGRDPESRREREQHSRHRYGARQPRARLTARRATGRHEGVPTLEGIIQQLVNGIITPASIPSLGLGPWGVLHSNPMDYAWGANGLDAIITQLLNQFENTGPPPADKEKIQALPTVPVTEEHVGSGLECPVCKDDYGLGERVRQLPCSHLFHDGCIVPWLQQHDSCPVCRKSLTGQNTATNPPGLTGVSFSSSSSSSSSSSPSNENPAGNS from the exons ATGGCCGAGGCGTCGCCGCAGCCCGGACGGTACTTCTGCCACTGCTGCTCGGTCGAGATCGTGCCGCGCCTGCCG GATTACATCTGCCCCAGATGCGAGTCTGGTTTCATTGAGGAGCTTCCAGAAGAGACCAG GAGTACAGAGAATGGGTCCGCCCCCTCCACAGCCCCCACGGACCAGAGCAGGCCGCCATTCGAG AACGTGGACCAGCACCTGTTCGCACTGCCGCAGGGCTATGGGCAGTTCGCTTTCGGCATCTTCGACGACAGCTTCGAGATCCCCACGTTCCCCCCTGGGGTGCAGGCCGATGAGGGCAGGGACCCCGAGAGCCGGCGGGAGAGAGAGCAACACTCCCGGCACCGGTATGGCGCCCGGCAGCCCCGCGCCCGCCTCACCGCACGGCGGGCCACTGGCCGGCACGAAGGCGTCCCCACGCTGGAAGG GATCATCCAGCAGCTGGTCAATGGCATCATCACTCCTGCCAGCatccccagcctgggcctgggcccctg GGGTGTCCTGCACTCAAACCCGATGGACTACGCCTGGGGGGCCAACGGCCTGGATGCCATCATCACACAG CTCCTCAATCAGTTTGAAAACACAGGCCCCCCGCCTgcggacaaagagaaaatccaggCCCTCCCCACCGTCCCCGTCACCGAGGAACACGTAG gctctgggctggagTGCCCCGTGTGCAAGGACGACTACGGGCTGGGGGAGCGCGTGCGGCAGCTGCCCTGCAGTCACCTCTTCCACGACGGCTGCATTGTGCCCTGGCTGCAGCAG CACGACAGCTGCCCCGTGTGCCGGAAAAGCCTCACGGGACAGAACACAGCCACCAACCCCCCGGGCCTGACCGGCGTGAGCTTCTCGTCCTCCTcgtcgtcctcctcctccagctcgcCAAGCAACGAGAACCCAGCCGGCAATTCCTGA
- the RNF126 gene encoding E3 ubiquitin-protein ligase RNF126 isoform X4 yields MAEASPQPGRYFCHCCSVEIVPRLPDYICPRCESGFIEELPEETRSTENGSAPSTAPTDQSRPPFENVDQHLFALPQGYGQFAFGIFDDSFEIPTFPPGVQADEGRDPESRREREQHSRHRYGARQPRARLTARRATGRHEGVPTLEGIIQQLVNGIITPASIPSLGLGPWGVLHSNPMDYAWGANGLDAIITQLLNQFENTGPPPADKEKIQALPTVPVTEEHALGWSAPCARTTTGWGSACGSCPAVTSSTTAALCPGCSSTTAAPCAGKASRDRTQPPTPRA; encoded by the exons ATGGCCGAGGCGTCGCCGCAGCCCGGACGGTACTTCTGCCACTGCTGCTCGGTCGAGATCGTGCCGCGCCTGCCG GATTACATCTGCCCCAGATGCGAGTCTGGTTTCATTGAGGAGCTTCCAGAAGAGACCAG GAGTACAGAGAATGGGTCCGCCCCCTCCACAGCCCCCACGGACCAGAGCAGGCCGCCATTCGAG AACGTGGACCAGCACCTGTTCGCACTGCCGCAGGGCTATGGGCAGTTCGCTTTCGGCATCTTCGACGACAGCTTCGAGATCCCCACGTTCCCCCCTGGGGTGCAGGCCGATGAGGGCAGGGACCCCGAGAGCCGGCGGGAGAGAGAGCAACACTCCCGGCACCGGTATGGCGCCCGGCAGCCCCGCGCCCGCCTCACCGCACGGCGGGCCACTGGCCGGCACGAAGGCGTCCCCACGCTGGAAGG GATCATCCAGCAGCTGGTCAATGGCATCATCACTCCTGCCAGCatccccagcctgggcctgggcccctg GGGTGTCCTGCACTCAAACCCGATGGACTACGCCTGGGGGGCCAACGGCCTGGATGCCATCATCACACAG CTCCTCAATCAGTTTGAAAACACAGGCCCCCCGCCTgcggacaaagagaaaatccaggCCCTCCCCACCGTCCCCGTCACCGAGGAACAC gctctgggctggagTGCCCCGTGTGCAAGGACGACTACGGGCTGGGGGAGCGCGTGCGGCAGCTGCCCTGCAGTCACCTCTTCCACGACGGCTGCATTGTGCCCTGGCTGCAGCAG CACGACAGCTGCCCCGTGTGCCGGAAAAGCCTCACGGGACAGAACACAGCCACCAACCCCCCGGGCCTGA